In Apus apus isolate bApuApu2 chromosome W, bApuApu2.pri.cur, whole genome shotgun sequence, the sequence ttcagtACAATCTTTACAAATCTCACACTAAAATTAAGATAGCATCacaatattaaattaaaatggacAAACTGCACACAATAGCATTGCAATTATATAAATTTAAATTCTCCATTATTATTCTAACTTTGAAGACCCATTTTCAAGCTATTTTCACTATCAGTCGGCAAGGCGGCTGTGCAGCGGGGTTTCTGAACTCAGGgacacccccccctccccccgctcACAGCCCAAGTCCCTGCGGGAGCAGGAAGTCGGCGGCAGCCAATCACGCGGAAGAGGCGTGGCCAGGAGCCGCGCGGGAGATTTAAACGCCCCTGGGGAGTGAGAGCGACCCGGAGCGAGGCAAATAGGAGTATGGTGCAGTAGTTTGCACGGGGCAGTTTGCACGGGGCAGGGCGGTGAGGAGCTGTGGCCTAGAGAGGGCAGCGAGAATCATTTAGCAGTTAGGACGTAGCAGTTAGCTAGTTGAATATCAGCTGCTGAGGCAGTTTATTTTCAGGcagtgatatatatatatatatctctatCTACATGTCATGGTCACCATGCGGTCAAAAGCCCTTGCTAGGAGGAATGTGGGAACCCAAACGGAGCTCCCTCAGAAACATATAGCTGTCTaagtgtcctgctgcagggagtgTCTGAGCCTGGCTCTGGTGCTGGAGGACAGCAGAGAGGATGCTTGTGTGCAGTGTGAGAAGGTGAATGATCTGCTCAGCTGAATGGCAGAACTGGAGGAGAAATTGGAAAGGTGAAGTATCAGAGAGGGGGAAGGCAAATAAGGTGGATATCCTAttgggagtctgctacagaccacccaaccaggatgaggaagcagatgaaacatttttcaggcagctggcagaagtctcAAAATTGCCAGCCCTAGTTCTGGTGAGGGACTTTAACCTACTGGACATCTGCTGGAACAATAACTCAGCCACAAGGAGGCAGGCTATGAGGCTCCTTGAGTGTATGGAAgattgtcaccgtttgactcaggtccgacaacaatgctctcgatcccctccccccccccacccagtcagggaaggagagagagaaaaggagagagacttggctggattgaaaactaaactacacagctttaattaaaacactaatgaatcacacaagaaaatatatacaattatatacagatatattcagatatgggcaaaagcctctcgcctcccccccacccccagcaactcccacagcactcccctgaactggcaagagtcccgagaaatcccggagccgctgctggagaaagcggagagttatgagggtcaggagagctcgagcctaagggtcggcggtgatggatgagcagagtcctccccggacgccggccatggacggaagagagcagcgagaagaaggaggaagctgtcttctaagatctctgtccttcctctgagcttacgtagatatatggaatggaatatctttggccaattttgctgtctgtctaactcagcctcccacggggggggtcagagatctccccatagtgtctgagccggcagagtgaaggtgtaaccttgaagcctcagtagttagaaaaacattccactgtcttatcagcctagcagaacacacagttgctagttaaaagaaagcttactgaaggaaaaaaaaaatcagtgaaaagaaaaattggcttaatcctggctcacaccaggacattccaccccttattccataccatatattacatacaggctctatacattaccagctgtcaaattaaggattctctcccaaagttagattaccttgaggtacatattgcacttcaccatcctccatcatcacacaccaggtatgtccaggtccctgagcaaaagcaatacccctgacaggtttacctttgcctgaagcaggatagacccaaacacttttacccagcaggtttctttcacataccacagggactttatccccatctgtagtatgcaaaaggtctgactgggcaggaccagcccgattgatggatcccctggtattaaccaaccaggtggcctttgccaaatttttatcccagtttttgaaagttccaccacccattgcctttagggtagccttcaacagaccattgtacctttcaactttccctgaggcctgtgcatagtatgggatatggtagatccatgcaataccatgctctttagcccaatcagtaacaagactgtttttgaaatgagtcccattgtctgactcaattctctctggagtaccatgtctccacaaaattttcttctcaagacccagaatagtatttctggctgtggcatgaggcacaggatatgtctccaaccatcctgtacttgtttccaccattgtaagcacatagcgcttaccctggcggctctgaggaagtgtgatgtagtcaatttgccaggcctctccaaatttgtactttgaccacctcccctcataccacaaaggtttcaaccgttttgcctgcttaattgcagcacatgtctcacagtcatggatcacctgtgcaatagtgtccatggttaagtccacccctcggtcacgagcccatttgtatgttgcatctctgccctgatgacctgaagcatcatgggcccaccgagccagaaaaagctcacccttgtgttcccagtctaagtctacttggaacacttgggcagcctcatctgctcgttggttgtgtcgatgttcctcagtggctcgactcagaggcacgtgtgcatccacatgacgcacttttacctccagtttctctatccgagctgcaatgtctttccacaggtcagcaacccaaataggtttaccctttcgctgccagttattctgctgccactgttttagccaaccccacaaggcatttgctgccatccatgagtcagtgtagaggtagagtctcggccacccctctcgctcagcaatgtccaaagccagctggatggcttttacctctgcaaactgacttgattcaccttctccttcagctgcttgtgcaaccagtcgtgtaggactccacacggcagctttccacttccggtggttccctacaagacgacaggagccatcggtgaaaagagcaaattgtttctcagtctctggcagatgatcatatggtggagcttcttgagctcgtctcaccacttcttgtggtggcattccaaagtgggtgccttctggccagtttgtaattgcttccacaatacctggacgattaggtttccctattcgggctctttgggtgatcaaagcagtccatttactccaagtcacatcggtggcatgatggacaggagaaaggttattctcgaacatgaatctcagcaccggtagcctgggcgccagaaagagctgtgcttcagtgccaatcacttctgaagcggctctaactccttcatatgctgcaagtatctccttctcagttgttgtgtagttggcctcggaacctctgtagctccggctccagaatcccaggggtcgacctcgagtttcccctggtgctttctgccagaggctccagttgggaccattgtgtccggctgcagtgtagagcacgttcttgatgtctggccctgttcgaaccggtccaagggccattgcctgcgcaatctccttcttgatctgctcaaaagctttctgttggtcaggaccccatttgaaatcattcttctttctggtcacctcatagagaggtttcacaatttcactgtaacatggaatatgcattctccagaaaccaacagtccctaaaaaggtttgagtgtcctttttagttgatggtggggccatagctgttactttgttaatcacattcattgggatctggcgacgaccatcttgccacttgattcccaggaactggatctctcgcgaaggtcccttgaccttgcttctttttacagcaaaaccagcatccagaagaatttgaatgatctttttacctttctcaaaaacttcttctgatgtgtcaccccacacaatgatgtcatcaatgtactgcaggtgttctggagctccacccttctccagtgcagcatggatcagtccatggcaaatggttgagctgtgtttccacccctggggcagtcgattccaggtgtactggactcccctccaggtgaaagcaaactgtggcctgcactctggtgctatgggaatagagaagaatgcatgagcaatgtcaatagtggcataccacctagctgcttttgactccaactcatactgaagctctagcatgtccggtacagcagcactaagtggtggtgtcacctcattcaggccacgatagtccactgtcagcctccactcgccatcaggctttcgcactggccagataggactattgaagggtgaatgagtcctgctaatcacaccttggctttccaattgccgaatcagcttatgaatggggatcacagagtctctgttggtgcgatactgtcgtctatgcactgttgaagtggcaattggcatctgttggtcttcaacctccagcaaccctactacagaagggtcatccgaaaggccagacaaagtacgcagctgttcag encodes:
- the LOC127395153 gene encoding uncharacterized protein LOC127395153 — encoded protein: MPIATSTVHRRQYRTNRDSVIPIHKLIRQLESQGVISRTHSPFNSPIWPVRKPDGEWRLTVDYRGLNEVTPPLSAAVPDMLELQYELESKAARWYATIDIAHAFFSIPIAPECRPQFAFTWRGVQYTWNRLPQGWKHSSTICHGLIHAALEKGGAPEHLQYIDDIIVWGDTSEEVFEKGKKIIQILLDAGFAVKRSKVKGPSREIQFLGIKWQDGRRQIPMNVINKVTAMAPPSTKKDTQTFLGTVGFWRMHIPCYSEIVKPLYEVTRKKNDFKWGPDQQKAFEQIKKEIAQAMALGPVRTGPDIKNVLYTAAGHNGPNWSLWQKAPGETRGRPLGFWSRSYRGSEANYTTTEKEILAAYEGVRAASEVIGTEAQLFLAPRLPVLRFMFENNLSPVHHATDVTWSKWTALITQRARIGKPNRPGIVEAITNWPEGTHFGMPPQEVVRRAQEAPPYDHLPETEKQFALFTDGSCRLVGNHRKWKAAVWSPTRLVAQAAEGEGESSQFAEVKAIQLALDIAEREGWPRLYLYTDSWMAANALWGWLKQWQQNNWQRKGKPIWVADLWKDIAARIEKLEVKVRHVDAHVPLSRATEEHRHNQRADEAAQVFQVDLDWEHKGELFLARWAHDASGHQGRDATYKWARDRGVDLTMDTIAQVIHDCETCAAIKQAKRLKPLWYEGRWSKYKFGEAWQIDYITLPQSRQGKRYVLTMVETSTGWLETYPVPHATARNTILGLEKKILWRHGTPERIESDNGTHFKNSLVTDWAKEHGIAWIYHIPYYAQASGKVERFNGLLKATLKATSGAETRESRDLAPNREIAWNLVNGGWSGKTSPADAPDQQGGGRSGTNED